A window of Sorex araneus isolate mSorAra2 chromosome 3, mSorAra2.pri, whole genome shotgun sequence genomic DNA:
CTACATAACCCAGTGATTAGGAAGAACTCTGGCCCATGAGTCAATCACACTACCACTTATTAGCTGTACAACTGtaggcaagttacttaacctatcgaaacctcagtttcctttttttctttttgggtcacactcagtgagactcaggggttactcctagctctgcagtcaggaattactcctgacaatgcttgggggactatatgggatgccggggattgaacccaggtctgctgtgtgcaaggcaaacagacgccctaccctctgtactatcatagctccagcccagtttcCTCCTTTATGAACAAAACTATTCTGGAAATGAGAATGCAGCTAAGTAATTAGGGTAGTGGGCAGCTTGGAGCATCTGCCAGGTGTTAGGTTTCCAGAATGAGCACAGGTATTTATGAGTCCTCTTTTGTTCTAGCCTAGACTCAAAGTCAAGAGTTACATTAGTAATCACTAATCTCCTCCCTGTCTTCATTAACTTGATTCACATACCAAAGATTCTTCCTTAAAGGTTCTAAGCAAAGGTCTGTCCTCTCTGGCAATACTTGCTGATTTTAAAGGGCCTCTGCTCTTCTCATTCTTTAGATAAGGGGAGGGAGGGCTGCTGACAGGAATGAATAGTAAGATTCTGAGACTGACTTCCCTCTCAAGCCTTATTTACATCAAGAAGAAAGGTGGGTATTTGTTGGCTGTCCCCTTACCCCACCCCTAATACCTCAAATTAATGTAAATCCCCCAAAATTGGTGTTTCATTCTGCTaaatactaataaaaacaaatccaaagGGAAATCAAAAAGCAATTCTGATTTAAcagaaataattattaacaataaAAGGTTCATTAACTTAAACCACACATTAAAGGTTCTAGGTGCTTTCACAGTAAGGTAGGTAGGAAGAGTCTTCTTATCTTCTCTGTACAAAAGTTATATACATGTCCTAAGAGCCTGTTCTGAGTCCagcttttcattttcctgatgtgttttgctgttgttgctctGCCAAGGCTTGCTGAAGGCGCATCCTCTTCCGAGAATAGTGCTGCCAGTGCAGAATTTGCTGCTCATCAATAAATTTCGCACACTGAGCATTCACCAGCTCCTTACGGAAATGTTCATATTGGAGTAGTTCTAGCATGTGTAAACACTGAGGGTACCTGGGTTTGAGTTCATAAGTTAGTGATAGACATAATTTAAGCCAATAAAGCCAAGCTATAATCCAGTTACTTATCAATTATCTTGTAGCCCAACATTTCTCTATTTAATATTATCTTAGTATACTTTATTTCATTAATGTCAGTTTTTTCCCAGCTTAGCAGAGAAATCTGTCATCAAAAGACAGCATTAGGCAAAATTTTCAAAACTGAGAACACAAGTTCAAAAggtgaaataatttttgaagacCACACAGTAAAAGCTAATTGTCAATGTCTGGTGGCAAATGATGCTATCTATTGGGTTCCAAGGagagaaatataaaatcttttcaaGCTTATGCATAATTGATAACTGTTGCTTTCCTACCAATAATGGTAAAAAGTACCATTAATcaggccagagagtacagcagggtaaggtacttgctttacatgAGGCCCGCACCAAACATTGCACCTgattaagcacagagccagaagcaagctgTAAGCACAGCTAGGTAGCTATGACCCAAACAAGAAGTCATTTTTAGTGCATATATAGCAATTCTAAATTTATGTATACTCTTCTGTCTACTCTATACTGAGTAGACATAAGTATACTGTGTGTAAAGATGACCACATTTTAGGCCAATAGAAAAAACTGAGTCCCAGATAAAGTAGGAAGCTAGAATGAGTCTTAGGTTACTGGGCTGTAATTGGAAACTCTGAATggcttttaatttaaagaaacagacaaagaaaTAGATATATCCACACATACAGTTCCTAAGCTGTGTGTGCTGAAGGTATACAAGCAATAATACTGGTACCAAAGAACATATTGAGTAACCAAATcagagttcttttaaaaaatggctcATTCCAAGGCTAAGAGAAAGTCAAGACTGAAGcaccagccaaaaaaaaaaatcatgaatacaCCAAAAGTACTTTCAATGCAAAGGAGAGCTCAATGACCAAGTCTAgcataaaagcataaaaattcatgaatatgcaaagtaaataaaaaatccaATATGTAAGATAAATTACAAATCCAAaccttttaaagaataaattaggaACACAGGCATGTACCTTAGCACTGAATTTCAACTAATAAAAAATGATGGTATTAGAAAATCACCTCAGTAAAAAACTGATTCAGTATCTTCAATACATGATAAAGTCAGTGAGAAAAACTAAGCCATTGGGCAGGAGTAGAGCTCAACAAAATAATAgatgaaaagaggaaaataacttGAAATGGAGAAACAAGGCAGTCACATCACACCTCAAACTGGTGAGAATTCACATCACAAATACTGGAACAAAGTGATTTCCTGTGACTCCTAATATATACCAAGAAGACATCACCTCTGTGTCACAGACATGGGAAAACCTCTCAAGATTATAGGAGACAGACTATAGTATGATAAAACAACAAATGAAGATAATGGGTAATTGTAACAGCATGGTTATTTAGTATGACAGTTCGCAAAACATGAATGAGGCCTGCTGATCAGATGAATACTTTAATACTAacaatggtcttttttttttttttttttttttttgctttttgggtcacacccagcgatgctcaggggttactcctggctttgcactcaggaattactcctggctggtgcttggaggaccatatgggatgccggggatcgaacccgggttggcggcatgcaaggcaaacgccttacctgctgtgctatcactccggccccacaatGGTCTATTTTGATAATACTGTGGTTATATATAATGTCCCCCCTACCTCCCAGGTGaagaatatacaaaaattatccatactattttccagctATTTTGAGAGTGAAATTacttcaaagagaaaagagaaaatctgaGTTCATACAAAACAAGAGATCCTATAGAACCTATATATACTACAGCCAAGGTATATACAATGACTAAAACTTGGGACAGTTTACGACCATTATGTTCTCACACTTAATGAACCTATGAATCACTTAACTCACAGATTCTGATTTACACCTAAACAGTGCCTGAGCTTTGCATTTCTAATATACTCCTGTGATACCAAAAGagaagttctttttatttttcagtctctATGAGGGTCATGCTTAGTGGTGTGCAGAGCATATTGTGCTGGGGCCTTTACAGACCTGCTCTACTTAAGCCAAATCCCTGACCCTGCATTTAGATTACACAAAAGTATTAAGACACAAATGAAGAACTCAATTTAGACCAATTATGAAAATCTGAACAGAAGGATTTTAGTTGACATAAAGAGCGCAAGTCAACAATGTGAATCCTTGAACATCGCTGGGttacctgagcactgttagggtgGCCCAGGTAGTTGCTAGCATTATAAAGTCTTCACACTGAACCAAATTGGCCAAAAATCACCAGAAAGGGCCCACAGCCTACAGAGCACTGGGAGGCTTCCCAACCCTTTCCCCCAACTGTGGAATGTCGAATGTCCATATGAAGAAGAGAAATGCCCAGGGCTCTGAGATGGGACCTACCAGATCATCTCAACTAAAAATGGTATTTGGATCACCATACCCTAACCTGATCACATCTGAAGGTCTGTGTTGAACTTAGCTGATAGGGGTACAGCACAATTGCAAAAATACCCAAAGAGCAATTAAGAAATGGGTAAAGAtaggtgaaaaaaaatgaaagaaaagaaaattataattgtaATCACTAGCTATTAGTGAAGCAGGTCAAGTGATGGAATGTCCAGAAAAAGCAAATGTTCCTCACCTCCGGCCAGTCGTTCAGAGAATAACCTGACATGACCagattttccatattttaaagaGTAGCTGGCGATCTGATTATATgcaatttttcattctttaaatgaagactattgaaaaatgaaaatattgtgaacactaggggctggagcatagcacagcgggtagggcgtttgccttgcatgcggccgacccaggttcgattcccagcatcccatatggtcccctgaacaccgccaggggtggttcctaaatgtagagccaggacccctgtgcatcgccaggtgtgacccaaaaagaaaaaaaaaaaaaagaaaatattgtgaaCACTAAATATAATGCCCACAGGGGGTTAATTTGCAGCctcttaaatttaaataactacAGGGAGGACACTTGGCTCAAGAAGATAACAAGTTCTGCATTAATTCCATAACAAAATTAGAACAGACAGGATACAAGAGGTAGTATGCTTGCTTACATTTCATGCTACAAACCCAGTTCACTCCGCCGGACTATATATGGGcctcagtactgccaggattCAGTCCTGAACAGTCCAGAATAGCCAGTCTGAGCACCATTAGATGGTCCAAGCCCTTGCCCATCCCCCAAACACAACTGGGAATAGGAGTTGAAGATACTTGGGAGAAGTGTGTATTacacaacaaaataaagacaattaaCAATAAAACCGGCTAGCCCTGAACTGAGCAATATATACTCACTAGAGAGCTCAGGTGATGGCAGTATCTAGAAAAGGCAGCTGCTTTTAAGTTCTAACAAGTCACTGGAAAATGATGACCCAAAATGACCAGATTTTCCACATTTTAAAGAgtaactgggctggagagatagcacagcgggtagggcgtttgccttgcacgcggccgacccgggttcaaatcccagcatcccatatggtaccctgagcatggccaggggtgcttcctgagtgcagagccaggagtaacccctgtgcattgccaggtgtgacccaaaaagcaaaaaaaaaaaaaaaaaagagtaactgaAAATCTAATTAAACATAATTTCCATTCTTTAAATGCTGACTGTTGAAAAATAAGAACACTGTGAAGAGTCTGGCAGAGAGAATTAATCTTTTAAGTGTTTTGCAACTAAACTTGATGTCTAGGACTCAGACTCCAACAATAAGTCTAAAATGAGAACACTGTGAACAGTCTAGCAGAGAATTAATCTTTTAAGTGTTTTGCAACTAAACTTGATGTCTAGGTCTCAGACTCCAACAGTAAGTCTAAGTTTACATAAAATTCAACATGTTTCAGTACAGAAAGAAGTAAATCTCCCCAAATTACATAGATGGTTGTTTACAAAGGGCCAGTAAGGTTTCTAAGGGTTCTAGAAGGAACAAGAGGATGTGGGATTCATGGATACTGGGAATAGATCAGAAAAACAACTTGGATAAAGTATACATTTTAAACATGTTCTTATGTGTGTTtagggaaaaaaactaaaaacttttttttcaattcccttttttgggggaggtagaagtcatacccagtggtgctcagggcatacacttggctctgcactcagggatcaccgctGGTAAAGCTCGGGGTAGAACTGGGGAGCATATGGACTGTCAAGACTTGAACAAGGttaggtacatgcaaggcaagcatcttactcactgtactgtctctccagcccccaaagacaaAGATGTATAAGTCTgaggtttattttttatcattaaaaaagaacagtcttggggctggagaaatattaaagtgggtagggtgtttgccttgcacatgaccaaccagggttcaatcccagaattccatatggtccccaagcccgccaggagggattcccaaatacagagtcaggataacccctgagcaccttcaaggtgtggcccaaagacaaaaacaaaataacagtcaTGATTATTGCATGTTTCCTGAAATATATTCAAGCTTTAAAATGAAAGCACCTGTTGTACAACCTAAATTATATGGATACAGTATGTTTTCACTTAATCTTCTGAATAGGTTCTTGAAAACTgatacttggggaaaaaaaattttatattaaagcaGGTCCTCAAGTACTTTGTTTTAAGTCAATGCAGGCTAGATGTTTTTTCCTCATCAATGTTATGATGAAAttatatatgccatatattttGAAAGAGCACAGTGCTTGGCACACAAGAGACCCTAAAAGTAGAGAGCAGTAACTGAAACTCAGCCAAGTTACCTACTCCAGAAAACCTTATTAAGTACCCCACTTCTGTGTCCTTCAATTTTAAACCTTTGTTATCATTACATTTTTAGACTATAGGATCCTTGAAGTCAGAATACAAGTGAGATGGAGTGAGTTGCAAAATTATGGCCAAGTAAGAGGCTAGAGCAGATAGGACAAGAACAGACAGAGATTTATCCACATGCAAAGGAAAGCAACTGAAAAGTTGGAAGCAAGAATGGGATCAGTCATAgtttacaattttttgttttggtactgaatccagttgtgctcagagtcTACTCCAGGCAGTACTCCAGTATTCTGAGGTGCCTAGGATCAAATCCAAGCTTCCAAtaagcaaagcatgcacactaCTAACTTCTGAGCCATTTCCTGGATGGTGATTTAAAAGGGGTGGTGCtgggtgctcaaggatcacaccttgTGATGTGCAGGGGATGTGATGAGATGTGATGCCCAGAAGGAACCTTACCCCCTGTAGTATGACTTGGATCCTGATTTACATTTTGAGAGATCTAGTAGAAAACTGTTTTGCTTTCTTTAGCTTAGTAAGATGGGGGAGATGAGTACTAGGAAACAACAAAAGGTAAAGGGATAATGGGAGTAAATTATCACAGAAATCCAATGTAGAGTATCTAatttagagtatttttttaaattaagaattaaaatgcaCTCTTTTCCAATGTGAAACATTTCAGTGTTAAATATCAGTGGTTTGGAGTATAAtaaagtatacatatatttaggattataaaaattaaacttactTTAGATACTTGGCATATTCTGGTTCTTTCCAGTAAAGCAAGTACTTAAGATAATTAACAAAAGCTTTGTCTTTGAAGTAACCTCTTTGGGCAAGAActgaaaagcataaaaaatttttttgtagagTAAACCAATACTTAAACTATACATATATTATCCCCACCACTAATGCCcatcaaattcaaaataaatttaaacccAAAAAAGCcccaatttgatatctatctaTAAATAAATCTATAGATATATACTATCATAAATGCAAGCAGTAATTCTACTAGGTATATATAAATGCAATTTCTTTAAGAAAGTCAACTAAATGAGGTGTTCAGCAACTTACAATTAAGATAATTTGGGTTAGCTAAACATTGCACAAATTCCAACTCCAATTGAAATCGAAGTCGATTTCCCGCATCATCTAAAAGAGAAGATAGCAAAAAAATCATCCACAGTAGAGATCATGAAACAGTGTCGATATGAAGAAAGGAAACAGTAAAGGAACTTAACTGAAATACACTTCTGAATAtatgacatgattttttttaaaactgagtgTGAAGAGATAAAACTTTCGTAAAGATCTAGGAGGAGGAATTAAGAGATGTTTAAAGTTTTCTGTAAAGTTGaaatcttcaaagaaaacaaaaacacaggtgGAGGAGGGTATTTACCACTTGTAGGAATTTTAACAAACCAAGTTAGGTTATGAAACTGCCTTTATTTCAGTCGCGCGCTAGGATAATTCAGCTACTAAGAAAAAGCTAAGTGAACGCAAATCAATTAGGTCAAGGCTTAGAATGCAAGTTGACTGAAGAATGTGCAAAAGTGGGAAGCCtccacttttgtgtgtgtgtgtgacagaatgATACACAAGATTATCAACGATATTTCAAAAGCATGCAAGCTCGTATAAGACACAGAGCCCCATCGAAACGACTGTTGACGGTCCTTCCCTCCGTTTCGCCCACGCCGGGAAAGCTTTGGGATCACTTTCTGAATAACCAGTGAGGAAAAACTACCGGCGAACAAACCGAAAAGAAAAACCATCAACCATCACCTTTCCTAGGCGCTAATCGAGTCCTCAACCCCGCGCGCTCCAAATTCTACCCATGCCAGGAAACGGGCCTTAGAGAGTCTCCCCGAAGAAAAGGGCTAGACTAAGTCCAGGGCAGTTTTGTTTGCGTACACTCGCGGTTACCTGTTTCCATAGCGACAGCCCCGGCCATCACAAGAGAAGTACCCCGGTAACCAGCAGCACAACTGAGGCAGCTCCCCAAGCGGCCGGGGAGACTCCGGAAGCCGCGGCTGCCCCTTCCGGTCGCAGGGCATTGTGGGCTGCGGGGGCGGGCGCAGCCGGGATCACACCGGCGGCTCCGCCCTTCCCGGGGCCGCCCAgctcgggccccgccccctcggaaTCGCCCAGTCCTGGCTCCGCCCGTCGCGGGGccgcccagccccagctcctcccGCTCCGGCTCCTGAAAGGCGAGAGGGTGGTGCCAGAGCTGAGGCCGCGGTTGACCGGCAGGCCCAGGATTTTCCAGGAATAACCCAGCCCGCAGAAGGACCAAAGCGCCTAACGATGGGACGTCCTGGCCTACGCAGCCGCCCTTGCGCCTGGCTGACGTAAACCACCACTGTGACGTCACCACAGCCCTATGACGCCACCGGAGGCAATTCCAGCTGGGATGTTGAGTTCGGATCCTCTAGAAGCCTTGCTGGTCACGCTGCTCATGTAGAATGGCCTCACCCCTTCGAGGAAAGCCCTCCTTGTCCCGGGTGGAGACCACCCATCACAAAGAGACGTCGACGGTCCGCGTGGAGACGTCGTCCCGCCGCGTGGAAACGTCTTCCAGACAGGTGCGAATGTCTTCCCGGCAGGTGGAGACC
This region includes:
- the MED31 gene encoding mediator of RNA polymerase II transcription subunit 31, yielding MAGAVAMETDDAGNRLRFQLELEFVQCLANPNYLNFLAQRGYFKDKAFVNYLKYLLYWKEPEYAKYLKYPQCLHMLELLQYEHFRKELVNAQCAKFIDEQQILHWQHYSRKRMRLQQALAEQQQQNTSGK